A genomic stretch from Microtus pennsylvanicus isolate mMicPen1 chromosome 11, mMicPen1.hap1, whole genome shotgun sequence includes:
- the Gpr179 gene encoding putative G-protein coupled receptor 179, with amino-acid sequence MGTTAVITPSLVWGLLSCCFLCSWALGSQRSFRSLPPLPSQAKAGPGSTWKPPEGAKAALAFLYSGDIQQLSGANCSESYEVHGTEGSVGIPPVLQRAAGTLAQAANFLNMLLQANDIRESSVEEDIEWYQALVRSVVEGDPKAYRALLTFNPPPGASHLQLALQATRMGDETILRDLSGNKVQEENPEEDLDSPVLQKRVLTNDLRSLESPKWPRGDGYVGDIQQVKLSPPFLECHEGQLRPGWLVTVSATFYGLKPDLTPEVRGQVQMDIDLQSVDINQCASGPGWYSNTHLCDLNSTQCVPLESQGFVLGRYLCRCRPGFYGASSSGGLEESTTQTAGQFGSPQGSLGKLLRCQPCPEGCTSCLDATPCLVEEALALRTAVLACQACCMLAVFMSMLVAYRCRRSKRIRASGIFLLETILFGSLLLYFPVFILYFKPSVFRCIALRWVRLLGFAVVYGTIILKLSRVLQLFLSRTAQRGPHPSSGQLLQRLGQLLLLVLGFLVLWTAGVLEPGIQHTPLVTRGHTPAGRHFYLCHHDHWDYIMVVAEMLLLCGGSFLCYATRAVPSAFHEPRYMGIALHNELLLSTVFHTVRFTLVPSLHPDWTLLLFFLHTHSTVTATLALLFIPKFWKPGAPPREEILDEVYEDELDLQRSGSYLNSSIASAWSERSLDPGDIRDELKKLYAQLEVCKTKEMTANNPHLPKKQRSSRQGLGRSFMRYLAEFPEALAKQHSRDSGSPGHSSLPGSSRQRLLSSSLQETEKPPALRKTRSTYDHHREHNTPLLDSTLRRTLSKKSSTSEGQAEGPPALGFRSASAHNLTVGERLPRARPISLQKSLSVAAGSRERALLVASQAYLEETYRQAKEREERKKAEAVAVSPVPSPALSPARRPSARKLERPLRPPLSAPPSPAKSSSLDSSHTPGRPQEEPGRRLPHPPIRHQVSTPILALSGACLGEPRMLSPTPTSTLAPVLLPTLAPPSTPVLAPPSTPVLAPPSTPVLAPPSTPVLAPVPLSPQSPPLLTFICPWENAELPGKKENVVQEGPTGSEQSSHLPASARTRIWRALSVAMEKRGAGESERTTEDGHVQGENDDVNEDKPKVFSKSHSLKTPLQQGSVHSLGLAIKALTRSRSTYKEKEGGEDNPEAEKGKPTGVSMGAPPRSPRLGRPKAVSKQAALSPCEDEESLQNQQNAHTSKMLHGCHREGSRGQDDRNKRASQGPGEQRVERTSKLGLATLRQVFGDKNAEQAKESSVGEQEAPNTALQPLGSADHRVAEVCPWEVPHSGMSQSESSNKATVCPWEGTEGNLEKTPSIQVLSSSWEEKEKAPEVSEPRGVGAITGRKPERLIRSQEAVCPWENADPRGLSPQLAHRDSDRTQGKSAVVGSPEGLPPEAAKAELCPWELSDIGEKTLPQRVKELPDERQKSPKKAALWREQNLGRDLLSLCPWESTDFRGPSAVSLQAPGGSGSSGSGTVEICPWESSNGKKAEVCPWELGAGTDTLNQGGDEETASRKGYLGKMGEQTARAKASVHPGQESVCPWEDAAPEQSSPHPDSSSSKAGGQFLSRGASQALQVCHREELKSEEKQAKPSTAEICPWEVDGRTGDRTSEHTPKREFQKVGEKIPGKARIQTWEKTGRQIQKQEAICPWESTDLGSTPQKDTEKPQAILQKQGSMGGKAAKICPWEVGAGARKERTVGAGASGISLNDTGQTSADSGPRQIAATTPNKSERPSLEKEAVCPWDSVGSGDSCQQPDTLSTEKPKDGLQDGVITRPIEVCPWEVEEVPISEKAKICPWDVNEGTKVKSLERETESEPAEEGPKDLEKVAAQVTEVSGLPSNINCQIAEGQSLEASDRVTDMGVLREDLKTGSLPEHTTQGKAAALKSQFPVDEGGTSKELASPQTLVSAGRRVAEVCPWDAPIPEQNEPDCDTKVELCPWKVTGRIMEPQTSGPNEKEDFQEEQERGPEKPEHKGVAVQEMPQISGLGKQEAMCPGESQDFRVQPATGASDGSKGGSEKVGSMGSRVAKVCPWEVEEVPSAKKAEICPGETSSGEVVEGALDQGQDRESQGAGRAEGRLLEAEGTVYPLEGTESAELFPEADTLDTDHCKVSPHGPSSPGKRPAELCQWEVTDPEGNKIKGTMADICPWEETRAPTDGSGLLALPTTQTDVPAAPENSLCLSVHRPLESFVPVSKSVRPEVSKSPSAFLLEGVREQEPLGLEPGAKSAPEPSLEEAEASKSSSLTEDQGQMASETQDGELSPPSAYPWDCE; translated from the exons ATGGGCACCACGGCAGTGATCACACCTTCTCTTGTTTGGGGGCTGCTAAGTTGCTGTTTCCTCTGCAGCTGGGCTCTGGGGAGCCAGCGGTCCTTCCGCTCTCTGCCTCCACTACCCTCCCAAGCCAAGGCAGGACCTGGGTCCACATGGAAGCCCCCAGAGGGGGCCAAAGCAGCCCTGGCTTTTCTCTACTCCGGAGACATTCAACAGCTGTCAGGGGCTAATTGTAGTGAGAGTTATGAAGTCCATGGAACAGAAGGCAGTGTGGGGATCCCCCCAGTCCTACAGAGAGCAGCGGGCACCCTGGCCCAGGCTGCCAATTTTCTCAACATGCTTCTACAAGCCAATGACATCCGGGAGTCGAGTGTGGAAGAGGACATTGAGTGGTACCAGGCACTTGTCCGAAGTGTGGTAGAGGGGGACCCAAAAGCCTACAGGGCTTTATTGACCTTTAACCCtccaccaggggccagccaccttcAGTTGGCCCTGCAGGCCACCCGGATGGGGGATGAGACCATCCTCCGGGACCTCTCTGGGAACAAGGTACAGGAAGAAAATCCAGAAGAGGACCTGGACAGCCCTGTCCTACAGAAGCGAGTACTGACCAATGACCTAAGGAGTCTTGAAAGCCCCAAATGGCCACGGGGGGATGGGTACGTGGGGGACATACAGCAGGTGaagctgtctcctcccttcctgGAATGCCACGAGGGCCAGCTCCGTCCTGGCTGGCTAGTCACAGTCTCAGCCACATTCTATGGTCTCAAGCCAGACCTCACCCCAGAAGTCAG GGGCCAGGTGCAGATGGACATCGACCTCCAAAGCGTGGACATCAATCAGTGTGCAAGTGGCCCAGGCTGGTACTCCAACACCCACCTGTGTGACCTCAACAGCACTCAG TGTGTCCCTCTGGAGAGTCAGGGTTTTGTCCTTGGCCGCTATCTCTGTCGCTGCCGACCTGGATTCTACGGGGCTAGCAGTTCTGGGG GATTAGAAGAGAGTACAACTCAGACCGCTGGGCAATTCGGGTCCCCTCAAGGCAGCTTGGGGAAGCTGCTGAGGTGCCAGCCATGTCCTGAGGGCTGCACTAGCTGTCTGGATGCCACGCCATGCCTGGTGGAGGAGGCCCTGGCACTGAGGACGGCAGTGCTGGCCTGCCAGGCCTGCTGCATGCTGGCCGTCTTCATGAGTATGCTGGTTGCCTACCGTTGCCGCAGGAGCAAG AGGATCCGGGCATCTGGAATCTTCCTGCTGGAGACCATCCTTTTTGGATCCTTACTTCTCTACTTTCCT GTCTTCATCCTGTACTTCAAGCCCAGCGTGTTCCGCTGCATCGCTCTCCGCTGGGTCCGGCTGCTGGGCTTTGCCGTCGTCTATGGGACCATTATACTGAAGCTGTCTAG GGTGCTCCAGCTGTTTCTGTCTCGAACAGCCCAGCGAGGCCCACACCCAAGCAGTGGGCAGCTGCTGCAGCGCCTGGGACAGCTCCTGTTGTTGGTATTGGGTTTCTTGGTCCTGTGGACAGCTGGTGTCCTGGAGCCAGGCATCCAGCACACGCCTCTGGTGACCCGAGGCCACACTCCCGCCGGCCGCCACTTCTACCTCTGTCACCACGACCACTGGGACTACATCATGGTTGTGG cggaaatgctgctgctgtgtgggggCAGTTTCCTCTGCTACGCCACCCGGGCTGTCCCCTCAGCCTTCCATGAACCACGCTACATGGGCATCGCCCTGCACAATGAGCTGCTACTCTCTACTGTCTTCCACACGGTCAG GTTTACGCTGGTTCCTTCCCTGCACCCAGACTGgacccttctcctcttcttcctccatacCCATAGTACAGTCACGGCCACGCTGGCTCTGCTCTTCATCCCAAAG TTCTGGAAGCCAGGGGCGCCTCCCCGAGAGGAGATCTTGGATGAGGTGTATGAAGATGAGCTGGACCTGCAACGCTCAGGCTCCTACCTCAACAGCAGCATCGCCTCAGCCTGGAGTGAGCGAAGCCTGGACCCAGGGGATATTCGG GACGAGCTGAAGAAGCTCTATGCCCAGCTGGAGGTCTGCAAGACCAAGGAGATGACTGCTAACAACCCCCATCTTCCCAAGAAGCAGAGAAGCTCACGCCAGGGACTAGGGCGCTCTTTCATGAGGTACTTGGCTGAGTTCCCAGAGGCCCTGGCTAAGCAGCACTCCCGGGACTCCGGCTCTCCAGGCCACAGCAGCCTGCCAGGCTCTTCTCGACAGAGGCTTCTCAGCTCCAGCCTTCAAGAAACTGAGAAGCCCCCAGCTCTGCGCAAGACCCGCAGCACGTATGACCACCACCGGGAGCATAACACACCCCTCCTTGACTCCACACTGAGGAGGACCCTGTCCAAGAAGTCCTCGACGTCAGAAGGCCAAGCAGAGGGGCCCCCAGCCCTGGGCTTCAGGTCGGCCAGTGCCCACAACTTGACCGTAGGAGAAAGACTCCCCAGAGCCAGGCCCATTTCCCTGCAGAAGTCACTTAGTGTTGCGGCTGGCTCCAGGGAAAGGGCTCTGCTTGTGGCCAGTCAGGCCTACCTGGAGGAAACCTATCGacaagcaaaagagagagaggagagaaagaaagctgaggcagTCGCAGTGAGCCCAGTGCCAAGCCCAGCGCTGAGCCCAGCACGCAGGCCATCTGCCAGGAAGTTGGAGAGGCCTCTAAGGCCTCCTCTGTCAGCCCCACCATCCCCTGCCAAGAGCAGCAGCCTTGACAGTTCTCATACCCCGGGGAGGCCTCAGGAGGAGCCTGGGAGAAGGCTACCTCACCCACCCATCCGGCACCAGGTCTCCACACCTATCTTGGCTCTGTCTGGGGCCTGCCTGGGAGAGCCAAGAATGTTGTCTCCCACTCCAACCTCCACGTTGGCTCCTGTTCTATTGCCAACCCTGGCCCCACCCTCTACCCCTGTCCTGGCCCCACCCTCTACCCCTGTCCTGGCCCCACCCTCTACCCCTGTCCTGGCCCCACCCTCTACCCCTGTCCTGGCACCAGTCCCATTGTCCCCCCAAAGCCCGCCCCTACTCACTTTCATCTGCCCCTGGGAGAACGCAGAACTGCCaggcaagaaagaaaatgtggtccaggAAGGTCCCACGGGGTCAGAGCAAAGCAGCCACCTACCTGCCTCAGCTCGGACCAGGATCTGGAGGGCCCTCTCTGTGGCAATGGagaaaaggggggctggagagagtgaGAGGACCACCGAGGATGGACATGTCCAGGGGGAAAACGATGACGTGAATGAGGACAAGCCCAAGGTCTTCTCAAAATCTCACAGCCTCAAGACCCCCCTGCAGCAGGGCTCCGTGCACAGCCTGGGCCTGGCCATCAAAGCTCTAACCCGTTCTAGGAGCACCTACAAAGagaaggagggtggggaggacAACCCTGAGGCTGAGAAGGGAAAGCCTACAGGGGTGAGCATGGGGGCTCCACCCCGATCTCCCAGGCTAGGCCGGCCCAAGGCAGTGAGCAAACAGGCTGCCCTTAGCCCCTGTGAAGATGAGGAGTCTCTCCAGAACCAACAGAATGCTCACACCAGCAAAATGCTCCATGGCTGTCAcagagagggcagcagaggaCAGGACGATAGGAACAAGAGGGCATCACAGGGCCCAGGGGAGCAAAGAGTTGAGAGAACTAGTAAGCTAGGGCTTGCTACACTGAGGCAAGTTTTTGGGGACAAAAATGCTGAACAAGCAAAGGAATCCTCTGTGGGTGAACAAGAGGCACCCAATACTGCCCTCCAGCCCCTAGGCAGTGCTGACCACAGGGTGGCAGAGGTATGCCCCTGGGaagtacctcactcaggaatgtCCCAGTCAGAGAGTAGCAACAAGGCCACAGTCTGCCCCTGGGAGGGGACTGAAGGAAACCTTGAGAAGACACCATCAATACAAGTTCTAAGCAGCTcctgggaagagaaggagaaagcccCAGAGGTATCAGAGCCCAGGGGTGTGGGAGCCATTACTGGGAGAAAGCCAGAGAGGCTGATCCGGAGCCAGGAGGCAGTGTGTCCTTGGGAAAATGCCGACCCTAGAGGTCTGTCTCCACAGTTGGCCCATCGGGATTCTGACAGAACCCAGGGCAAGTCTGCAGTAGTGGGCAGTCCAGAGGGTCTTCCACCTGAGGCTGCCAAGGCTGAGCTGTGCCCCTGGGAACTGAGTGATATAGGGGAGAAGACATTGCCCCAGAGAGTGAAGGAACTCCCTGATGAAAGGCAGAAATCCCCCAAGAAGGCAGCTCTCTGGAGAGAACAGAATCTGGGCAGAGAcctgctgtctctctgtccttgGGAAAGTACAGATTTTCGGGGTCCCTCAGCAGTCTCACTTCAAGCACCAGGAGGCTCAGGGAGTTCGGGCAGTGGTACTGTAGAGATCTGCCCATGGGAGTCCTCTAATGGCAAGAAAGCTGAGGTCTGTCCCTGGGAACTGGGAGCAGGCACAGACACACTGAATCAGGGAGGGGATGAGGAGACCGCCTCTAGAAAGGGGTACTTGGGAAAGATGGGGGAGCAAACTGCGAGGGCAAAGGCTTCAGTCCATCCAGGGCAGGAGTCAGTGTGCCCCTGGGAGGACGCAGCCCCTGAGCAGTCCAGCCCACATCCAGACAGCTCCTCCTCCAAGGCTGGTGGGCAGTTCCTAAGCCGTGGGGCCAGCCAGGCCTTGCAAGTGTGTCACCGGGAAGAGCtcaagtcagaagagaagcaggCAAAGCCTTCAACAGCAGAAATCTGTCCCTGGGAAGTAGATGGAAGAACCGGGGACAGGACATCAgaacacacaccaaaaagagaATTTCAAAAAGTTGGGGAAAAAATACCTGGAAAAGCAAGAATCCAAACTTGGGAAAAGACTGGGAGGCAGATCCAAAAGCAGGAAGCGATCTGCCCCTGGGAGAGCACGGACCTTGGTAGCACCCcacaaaaagacacagagaaaccccaagCCATTCTCCAGAAGCAAGGCAGTATGGGAGGCAAAGCT GCCAAGATCTGTCCCTGGGAAGTGGGTGCTGGCGCCAGAAAGGAGAGGACTGTGGGAGCTGGAGCCTCTGGGATCTCTCTGAATGACACAGGCCAGACTTCTGCAGATTCTGGACCCAGGCAGATAGCGGCTACTACTCCAAATAAGTCAGAGAGGCCGAGCCTGGAGAAGGAGGCGGTCTGTCCGTGGGACAGTGTGGGCTCAGGGGACTCCTGTCAGCAGCCAGACACTCTGAGCACCGAGAAACCAAAAGATGGACTCCAGGATGGTGTGATCACCAGGCCAATAGAGGTGTGTCCCTGGGAAGTAGAGGAAGTTCCTATCAGTGAAAAAGCCAAGATCTGTCCCTGGGATGTGAATGAGGGAACCAAGGTGAAAAGCCTGGagcgagagacagagagtgagccaGCGGAGGAAGGGCCAAAGGATCTGGAAAAGGTGGCAGCCCAGGTCACCGAGGTCTCAGGCTTGCCCAGCAACATCAACTGTCAGATTGCAGAAGGGCAGTCCTTGGAAGCAAGTGACAGGGTGACAGATATGGGAGTCCTGAGGGAAGATCTGAAGACAGGTTCTCTCCCAGAACACACAACCCAAGGAAAAGCTGCAGCTTTGAAATCACAGTTCCCCGTGGACGAGGGAGGAACAAGCAAGGAACTAGCCAGCCCCCAGACACTGGTCAGTGCGGGCAGGAGGGTTGCTGAGGTGTGTCCATGGGATGCTCCTATCCCAGAACAGAATGAACCTGACTGTGACACCAAGGTTGAGCTCTGTCCCTGGAAGGTGACTGGGAGAATTATGGAGCCACAGACATCAGGACCGAATGAAAAGGAGGACTTTCAAGAGGAACAAGAAAGGGGCCCTGAAAAACCAGAGCACAAAGGGGTAGCAGTTCAGGAAATGCCACAGATCAGCGGCCTTGGGAAGCAGGAAGCCATGTGTCCCGGGGAAAGTCAGGACTTTAGGGTGCAACCAGCCACAGGTGCTTCTGACGGAAGCAAAGGAGGTTCTGAGAAAGTGGGCTCTATGGGGTCCAGGGTGGCAAAAGTGTGTCCTTGGGAAGTAGAAGAAGTTCCCTCTGCTAAGAAAGCAGAGATCTGCCCTGGGGAAACAAGTTCAGGAGAGGTGGTGGAGGGGGCACTGGACCAGGGGCAGGATCGAGAGTCACAGGGGGCTGGAAGGGCTGAAGGACGCCTTTTAGAAGCAGAAGGGACAGTCTACCCCTTGGAAGGCACAGAGTCAGCAGAGCTCTTCCCTGAAGCAGACACCCTGGACACAGACCACTGTAAGGTCAGCCCCCATGGACCAAGCAGCCCAGGGAAAAGGCCAGCAGAACTATGTCAGTGGGAAGTCACAGAcccagaaggaaataaaatcaaggGCACCATGGCAGATATCTGTCCATGGGAGGAAACCAGAGCTCCAACTGATGGATCTGGCCTCCTGGCTTTACCGACAACCCAGACAGATGTCCCTGCTGCTCCTGAGAACTCACTCTGCCTCTCCGTACACAGACCTTTGGAGAGCTTTGTTCCAGTGAGCAAGAGCGTCCGTCCAGAAGTGAGCAAGTCACCCAGTGCTTTTCTTCTGGAAGGTGTCAGAGAACAAGAACCTTTGGGACTTGAGCCCGGAGCCAAGTCAGCTCCAGAGCCCAGTCTTGAAGAAGCGGAGGCTTCAAAGTCTTCCTCCTTAACTGAAGACCAAGGACAAATGGCTTCTGAAACTCAAGATGGAGAACTTAGCCCTCCATCTGCTTATCCTTGGGACTGTGAATGA